A single region of the Demequina sp. genome encodes:
- a CDS encoding macro domain-containing protein has protein sequence MQGWTAASHAVSARVTRCWYVLKMITEARGNLLGAGAEALVNAVNTEGVMGKGIAFQFKNAYPDMFEEYRAIANRGQVRLGTMHVWNTQALEGPRYVINFPTKSHWKAKSRLEDIEKGLRDLVRVVKDLNIASIAVPPLGCGNGGLSWPDVETRIRAAFSAVPNVDVQLFVPQGASTEAQRRALEELIALEDELNLD, from the coding sequence GTGCAGGGATGGACTGCAGCCTCCCACGCCGTAAGCGCCCGCGTCACACGCTGTTGGTACGTTCTGAAGATGATCACCGAAGCAAGAGGGAACCTGCTCGGCGCTGGCGCAGAGGCGCTGGTAAATGCTGTCAACACCGAGGGTGTCATGGGCAAGGGCATCGCCTTTCAGTTCAAGAACGCGTACCCCGACATGTTCGAGGAGTATCGCGCCATAGCCAACCGCGGGCAGGTTCGGCTCGGAACGATGCACGTGTGGAACACGCAAGCCCTTGAAGGCCCGCGGTACGTCATCAACTTCCCCACGAAGTCACACTGGAAGGCCAAGTCGCGCCTCGAGGACATTGAGAAGGGGCTTCGTGATCTCGTCCGAGTTGTCAAAGACCTCAACATTGCGTCAATCGCGGTTCCGCCGCTCGGCTGTGGCAACGGTGGCCTCAGCTGGCCGGACGTCGAGACACGGATCCGGGCCGCCTTCAGTGCGGTGCCAAACGTGGACGTTCAGTTGTTTGTGCCACAGGGCGCGTCGACCGAAGCCCAGCGCCGGGCTCTCGAGGAACTCATCGCCCTCGAGGACGAACTCAATCTCGACTAG
- a CDS encoding GDP-mannose 4,6-dehydratase has protein sequence MTTSDHNGKTAFITGVTGQDGRHLAELLHAKGYTVYGLVRGQKNPRRAEVEAAHPYVKLLEGDLTDMSSLFRALDASQPDEIYNLGAVSHVGYSFTNPVLTAEVTGKGLLNLLEAVRLGGFAESSRLYQASTSEMFGGLDYNRPGLGYDENSLFHPRSPYGVAKLYAHWIARNYRESYGMFVACGILFNHEGEYRGKEFVTRKITDAVARIEAGRQDTVSLGDLTPKRDWGYAGDYVRGMWQMLQHGEPDDFVLASGATHSIEDFLTAAFGAIGVDDWRPYVVQDPTLFRPAEVDILLGNPAKAEAELGWARDVDFAGLVTRMVEHDRAAVALEQV, from the coding sequence GTGACCACGAGCGACCATAACGGTAAGACGGCTTTCATCACCGGCGTCACCGGGCAGGACGGCCGCCACCTCGCCGAGTTGCTCCACGCCAAGGGCTACACCGTCTACGGACTGGTGCGCGGGCAGAAGAACCCGCGCCGGGCGGAAGTCGAAGCCGCGCACCCGTACGTGAAGCTCCTCGAGGGCGACCTCACCGACATGTCCTCGCTCTTCCGGGCGCTAGACGCGAGCCAGCCGGACGAGATCTACAACCTCGGCGCCGTGAGCCACGTGGGCTACTCCTTCACCAATCCCGTGCTCACCGCGGAGGTCACCGGCAAGGGTCTGCTGAACCTTCTGGAGGCGGTGCGCTTGGGTGGCTTCGCGGAGAGTTCGCGCCTGTACCAGGCATCCACCTCGGAGATGTTTGGCGGTCTCGACTACAACCGTCCAGGCCTCGGATACGACGAGAATTCGCTGTTCCACCCTCGCAGCCCCTACGGCGTGGCCAAGCTGTACGCGCACTGGATTGCCCGCAACTACCGCGAGAGCTATGGCATGTTCGTGGCATGCGGAATCCTCTTCAACCATGAGGGCGAGTACCGCGGCAAGGAGTTCGTGACGCGCAAGATCACGGACGCGGTGGCTCGCATCGAGGCGGGGCGGCAAGACACGGTCTCGCTCGGCGACCTGACTCCCAAGCGCGACTGGGGCTACGCGGGCGACTACGTGCGCGGTATGTGGCAGATGCTGCAGCACGGAGAGCCCGACGACTTTGTGCTCGCCTCCGGGGCCACCCACTCGATCGAGGACTTCCTCACGGCGGCGTTCGGAGCCATCGGCGTGGACGACTGGAGACCCTATGTGGTCCAGGACCCAACGCTCTTCCGGCCGGCAGAGGTGGACATCCTGCTCGGCAACCCCGCCAAGGCGGAGGCCGAGCTGGGCTGGGCTCGGGATGTTGACTTCGCGGGGCTCGTTACGCGGATGGTCGAACATGACCGCGCGGCCGTCGCCCTCGAACAGGTGTGA
- a CDS encoding NAD-dependent epimerase/dehydratase family protein encodes MRILVTGADGFVGRHLVRAAADAGHEVHALVQRPLGEGDELRASLAGVQVMDLIDERPAVEAEAVVHLAGLAAVGPSFAEPQRYINANSAMFTNVAEAALVQSPATRIIAVSSGAVYGGEEGLIDETRPVHMTSPYTVAKRLVELQSEYYVRRGLDVIVARPFNHIGPGQRPGFLVPDLAAQLLNAEPGEPIHTGDLSTERDYTDVRDVVAAYLALCSARDLPYRAFNVSSGVARSGHEVLEALCAALGIGVPEVVVDPNRIRPNDARSIVGDDSRLRGATGWVPVRPFAESVGDFLDQAKF; translated from the coding sequence TTGCGGATTCTTGTCACCGGCGCTGACGGCTTCGTTGGCCGTCACCTGGTGCGCGCGGCGGCCGACGCTGGGCATGAGGTTCACGCGCTGGTGCAGCGACCGCTCGGCGAGGGCGATGAGTTGAGGGCGTCACTCGCTGGGGTGCAGGTGATGGACCTCATCGATGAGCGTCCCGCTGTCGAGGCCGAAGCCGTGGTGCACCTCGCCGGCCTGGCGGCGGTGGGCCCAAGTTTCGCTGAGCCGCAGCGCTACATCAATGCCAACAGCGCGATGTTCACCAACGTGGCCGAGGCCGCCTTGGTGCAAAGCCCCGCTACGCGCATCATCGCGGTGAGTTCCGGTGCGGTCTATGGCGGCGAAGAGGGCCTCATCGACGAGACCCGCCCCGTTCACATGACGTCGCCGTACACGGTGGCTAAGCGGCTGGTGGAGCTGCAGTCCGAGTACTACGTTCGGCGCGGGCTCGACGTGATCGTTGCCAGGCCGTTCAACCACATTGGTCCTGGCCAGCGGCCTGGATTCTTGGTGCCGGACCTTGCAGCGCAGTTGCTGAACGCCGAGCCTGGCGAGCCGATCCACACCGGTGACCTCTCCACCGAACGCGACTACACGGACGTGCGAGACGTTGTGGCCGCTTACCTCGCGCTGTGTTCTGCGCGCGATCTTCCCTATCGCGCCTTCAACGTGAGTTCAGGGGTGGCTCGTTCGGGCCACGAAGTGCTTGAGGCGCTGTGTGCTGCGCTTGGTATTGGGGTACCGGAGGTCGTTGTTGATCCAAATCGGATCAGGCCGAATGATGCGCGGTCCATCGTGGGCGATGATTCTCGACTTCGGGGCGCGACCGGCTGGGTGCCGGTGCGGCCGTTTGCCGAGTCAGTCGGGGACTTCCTCGATCAGGCCAAGTTCTAG
- a CDS encoding PqqD family protein — MKFTTGSGLAYVTHDTYVVVLNLSRIEEQQSPYVFEGPAFEIWTRIDGTRTEEQVVDELVEASGADREVVARDAHEFIAQLLELGLIEEVPD, encoded by the coding sequence GTGAAGTTCACCACGGGGTCGGGACTTGCCTACGTCACCCACGACACATACGTCGTGGTCCTCAACCTCTCCCGTATTGAGGAGCAGCAGTCGCCGTACGTCTTCGAGGGTCCTGCGTTCGAGATCTGGACCCGCATCGATGGAACTCGAACCGAAGAGCAGGTTGTTGACGAACTCGTAGAAGCCTCGGGCGCCGATCGCGAGGTTGTCGCGCGCGACGCGCACGAGTTCATCGCTCAGCTACTAGAACTTGGCCTGATCGAGGAAGTCCCCGACTGA
- a CDS encoding glycosyltransferase family 4 protein, translating to MRFAIVHLGRTGSGPLFALQLGRALVENGHEVVYVTSREAELNDEFVSSGTPLLALHTFRGRLGALLGSVRLPFIGRKIGHFLKTERVECVVVAMEQVWQAALPRSTYRPAPVLHVVHDAVPHAGEDGWLVRRLRSAERSRASMLVTLSGAVTAEIQSDARLRSLPVCQSVHPAFDVAVSTRPRVAPVRVPVVGFFGRMSPYKGLDLAIDAVETLRADGFPVSLHVVGSGIPAEARARLSNLDRAEDRWVPQREVEAAIKEFDAVLLPYIEASQSGVLAYASALGVPAVVTPVGGLLEQAEAFGSAVVSEDMAPASVADALRRLLSNKDLYEELSLAGLESSQRTMSWKRVAHDIADSAATLVR from the coding sequence TTGAGATTCGCCATCGTCCACTTGGGCCGCACCGGCTCCGGTCCGTTATTTGCCCTGCAACTCGGCCGCGCGCTCGTTGAGAACGGACACGAGGTCGTCTATGTCACCTCGCGCGAAGCCGAATTGAATGACGAGTTTGTCAGCTCTGGTACCCCGCTACTCGCTTTACACACCTTCCGGGGACGGCTGGGGGCATTGTTAGGGAGTGTTCGGCTTCCCTTCATCGGACGCAAGATCGGACACTTTCTCAAGACAGAGCGCGTCGAATGCGTCGTCGTAGCGATGGAACAGGTGTGGCAAGCTGCTCTCCCGCGCTCAACGTATCGCCCGGCACCGGTCCTGCACGTCGTGCACGATGCAGTTCCGCACGCCGGTGAAGACGGTTGGCTTGTCCGCAGACTCCGTTCTGCGGAGCGTTCAAGAGCATCCATGCTCGTGACTCTCTCAGGCGCGGTGACCGCCGAGATCCAGAGCGACGCCCGATTGAGGTCTCTGCCGGTGTGCCAATCCGTTCATCCGGCCTTTGACGTTGCAGTGTCGACGAGGCCACGTGTTGCTCCGGTTCGAGTGCCGGTGGTGGGATTCTTCGGGCGCATGTCACCTTACAAGGGTCTTGATCTCGCAATCGACGCAGTTGAGACGCTACGCGCGGACGGTTTCCCGGTGAGCCTCCACGTCGTGGGCAGTGGTATCCCGGCCGAAGCCCGCGCGCGACTCAGCAATCTAGACAGAGCGGAAGATCGGTGGGTGCCCCAGCGCGAAGTCGAAGCAGCCATCAAAGAGTTCGACGCCGTTCTCCTGCCGTATATCGAAGCGAGCCAATCTGGCGTACTCGCGTATGCCAGTGCACTCGGCGTGCCCGCAGTCGTGACCCCCGTCGGCGGGCTGCTGGAACAAGCGGAGGCCTTCGGAAGTGCGGTCGTATCCGAGGACATGGCGCCTGCCAGCGTCGCAGACGCCCTCCGTCGTCTCCTCTCCAACAAGGACTTGTACGAGGAACTATCTCTTGCCGGGCTCGAGAGCTCACAGCGCACGATGTCGTGGAAGCGCGTTGCCCACGACATCGCCGATTCCGCAGCGACGCTCGTACGGTAA
- a CDS encoding polysaccharide pyruvyl transferase family protein, whose product MLEAFLHNVTGPVTVLAESTASYTVPDRFSDVVFVGSDGLLTGHGTAHRIALDSVKSLLANADSFSVVGADTIDGGYHRSAAATSWAIASFAAEQGVDTRILGFSWRPDVEVAIKRFARVALENGVRALVRDPVSYSRFQQDVNGGELVADTVFTLPSVVRADENISVPTAVLNLSGLVDSRSDLTRSYTMLVEGLVDRGMRVIVVPHVASAHSSDNIPMRKLAASLAGRHMSQVEFMDRLPAPRESVERAAGAAVTITGRMHLAILGLLGGCPPVVLGTQGKVSGLMSSIGHADWEISPGPGMHEQILHVVDEILADHKAVVHEVQGHVTSLAHLAAVNFDGLEMSGAPDA is encoded by the coding sequence ATGCTCGAAGCATTCCTGCACAACGTAACAGGGCCGGTTACCGTGCTCGCCGAGAGCACGGCCAGCTACACAGTGCCCGACCGCTTCTCCGACGTGGTGTTCGTTGGGAGTGACGGCCTACTCACCGGACACGGAACTGCCCACCGGATAGCCCTCGACTCCGTCAAGTCGCTGTTGGCGAACGCTGACTCGTTCAGCGTCGTCGGGGCCGACACGATCGACGGCGGTTACCACAGGTCTGCCGCGGCGACCTCGTGGGCGATCGCCTCGTTTGCGGCTGAGCAAGGAGTCGACACTCGAATACTGGGTTTCTCGTGGCGTCCGGACGTGGAGGTGGCGATAAAGAGGTTTGCGAGGGTGGCGCTCGAAAATGGCGTGCGGGCGCTGGTTCGGGATCCGGTGTCTTACTCGCGTTTTCAGCAGGATGTCAATGGAGGAGAGCTCGTAGCTGACACTGTTTTCACATTGCCCAGTGTCGTGCGTGCGGATGAAAACATTAGTGTGCCGACTGCGGTCCTGAATCTGAGTGGGCTTGTTGACAGCCGATCCGACTTGACTAGGTCGTACACGATGCTTGTAGAAGGTCTCGTTGATCGCGGCATGCGGGTCATCGTCGTGCCCCATGTTGCGAGCGCACACTCGTCTGACAACATCCCCATGCGTAAACTTGCGGCCAGCCTGGCAGGCCGCCACATGTCACAAGTCGAGTTCATGGATCGACTTCCTGCGCCTCGGGAGTCGGTTGAGCGTGCCGCGGGCGCCGCGGTAACTATTACTGGACGCATGCACCTGGCAATCCTGGGGCTACTAGGCGGATGCCCCCCAGTGGTGCTCGGGACGCAGGGCAAAGTCAGCGGACTCATGAGTTCCATCGGGCACGCAGACTGGGAAATCTCGCCAGGGCCGGGCATGCACGAGCAGATCCTTCACGTGGTCGACGAGATTCTGGCAGACCACAAGGCGGTGGTTCATGAGGTGCAGGGGCACGTCACCAGCTTGGCCCATCTAGCGGCAGTGAACTTCGATGGGCTCGAGATGAGCGGTGCACCTGACGCGTGA
- a CDS encoding Coenzyme F420 hydrogenase/dehydrogenase, beta subunit C-terminal domain encodes MAHDKRVGFYGEIFAGRRVDLDELSQSSSGGLTSWLISELLSRGLVDAVVQVTPGSGGEPLFEYTDASDSAHINRGRKSQYFNTTLADAANVLSHGTERLAVVGVPCYIRALRSAAAQDEGMAQRIKFYIGLVCGHMKTQRFAQSLAWQLGVDPSDLGAVDFRVKNVHASAGNYDFAASPSTGAAQVSSRMRALLGSNWGHGAFQPEACNFCEDVFAETADAVFGDAWLPEYETDWRGTNIVVSRNAELTQILFAGAGAGTIELDPLTLESLCQSQAGNFRHRREGLAVRLADDQRRGLSVPTMRTVPNSREVKLARRVLIRQRRRMSRISIESFERALASGNLRVYTRRFRLERFIYRVIDRVGRLTA; translated from the coding sequence ATGGCGCATGACAAGAGGGTCGGCTTCTATGGCGAGATCTTTGCAGGCCGTCGTGTCGACCTGGATGAACTTAGTCAAAGCAGTTCTGGTGGACTCACGTCGTGGCTCATCTCTGAGCTGCTATCACGTGGGCTCGTAGACGCGGTAGTGCAAGTCACCCCTGGGTCCGGGGGTGAACCACTCTTCGAGTACACGGACGCTTCAGATTCCGCTCACATCAATAGGGGACGAAAGTCTCAGTACTTCAACACCACGCTAGCGGATGCCGCGAATGTTCTGTCGCATGGCACCGAGCGGCTAGCTGTTGTCGGAGTACCATGTTACATCCGTGCGTTGCGGTCAGCCGCCGCTCAGGATGAGGGCATGGCACAGCGTATCAAGTTTTACATTGGTCTAGTTTGTGGACATATGAAAACCCAGCGATTCGCACAATCCCTCGCGTGGCAACTTGGGGTCGACCCTTCCGACCTTGGCGCGGTGGACTTCCGAGTGAAGAACGTTCATGCTTCGGCTGGCAATTACGACTTCGCGGCATCGCCCTCCACTGGCGCCGCGCAGGTGTCATCTCGGATGCGCGCACTTCTCGGCAGCAATTGGGGTCATGGCGCATTCCAACCGGAGGCCTGCAACTTTTGCGAAGACGTCTTTGCTGAGACAGCTGACGCCGTGTTTGGAGACGCGTGGTTGCCTGAGTACGAGACCGATTGGCGCGGAACGAACATCGTGGTGTCCCGCAATGCCGAATTGACTCAAATCCTCTTTGCTGGCGCCGGAGCTGGCACCATCGAACTGGACCCACTCACGCTCGAGAGTCTGTGCCAGTCGCAAGCAGGCAACTTCCGCCATCGACGCGAAGGGCTCGCCGTCCGGCTAGCCGACGACCAACGACGCGGGCTAAGCGTGCCCACGATGCGCACCGTGCCAAACTCACGCGAGGTGAAGTTGGCGCGCAGAGTATTGATCCGCCAGCGCCGCCGCATGTCCCGAATCAGCATAGAGTCCTTTGAGCGCGCACTAGCCTCAGGGAACCTCCGGGTGTACACCCGCCGGTTTCGATTGGAACGGTTTATCTACCGCGTCATCGATCGCGTAGGTCGTTTGACGGCGTAG
- a CDS encoding sugar transferase codes for MEPSEPQDAALPGKASQQRMYGPRGWSRKYQRRLAWSDAFVVALTMLLAQAARFGWDSHAPVSGPSAPPYWFVSAAIALLWLVNLTLANSREARVLGHGPQEFQRVVSASWYTFAIVAIVGFLTQWQISRGYLLFALPVGTLALLVYRFAWRTWIHAQRDAGKLQAQVLVAGPWRTSEEMMRRLRKSRRAGFNVIGVCLPPTSSGDLSEDLKDIPVLGVINDSVEIARRVGAEYVLLTGNDDLSLSESRHLGWELEGTGIGLIVAPAIMDIAGPRVMMSPVDGLPLMHVDPAEFSGSKYVVKSVADRVSAALLLLVAGIPMLLIAMLVKVTSRGPVFFRQERIGRNGEPFKMLKFRSMVVDAEARLEEVMGGEVGLFYKAVDDPRITPVGGFLRRFSLDELPQLLNVVRGEMSLVGPRPQIPAEVAQYNDLAHRRLLVKPGMTGLWQVSGRSSLSAEESIRLDAYYAENWSLGGDFAIILRTLRAVVGQDGAY; via the coding sequence GTGGAGCCAAGCGAACCTCAGGACGCGGCGCTCCCGGGGAAGGCGTCCCAGCAGAGGATGTACGGACCTAGGGGGTGGTCGCGCAAGTACCAACGACGGCTGGCGTGGAGTGACGCGTTTGTGGTGGCGCTCACCATGCTGCTGGCGCAGGCAGCGCGCTTTGGGTGGGATTCGCATGCGCCCGTGTCCGGACCGTCCGCGCCGCCCTATTGGTTCGTGAGCGCGGCGATCGCGTTGCTGTGGCTCGTGAACCTGACGTTAGCCAACTCGCGGGAGGCGCGCGTTTTGGGGCACGGGCCCCAGGAGTTTCAGCGCGTGGTCTCCGCCTCGTGGTACACGTTCGCCATTGTCGCGATTGTCGGCTTCCTCACCCAGTGGCAGATCAGCCGCGGGTATCTGCTCTTCGCGCTTCCCGTGGGAACCCTTGCACTGCTTGTCTATCGCTTTGCCTGGCGCACGTGGATTCATGCGCAGCGCGACGCCGGGAAGCTTCAGGCACAGGTGCTCGTCGCAGGGCCTTGGCGAACCTCCGAGGAGATGATGAGGCGGCTGCGCAAGTCTCGTCGTGCCGGTTTCAACGTGATCGGCGTCTGCCTGCCACCGACAAGCAGCGGGGACCTCTCGGAGGACCTCAAAGACATCCCAGTGTTGGGAGTCATCAACGACTCCGTGGAGATCGCTCGACGCGTGGGGGCTGAGTACGTGCTCCTCACCGGCAACGACGACCTGTCACTGAGCGAGTCCCGGCACTTGGGCTGGGAGCTTGAAGGTACCGGCATCGGCCTGATCGTGGCGCCCGCCATCATGGACATCGCGGGCCCACGCGTCATGATGAGCCCCGTTGATGGGCTCCCCTTGATGCACGTGGATCCGGCGGAGTTCTCCGGGAGCAAGTACGTCGTCAAGTCTGTTGCGGACCGTGTGAGCGCTGCCCTGCTGTTGCTTGTTGCGGGAATACCGATGCTGCTGATCGCCATGCTCGTCAAGGTCACAAGCCGCGGCCCCGTGTTCTTCCGGCAGGAGCGCATCGGCCGCAACGGTGAGCCGTTCAAGATGCTCAAGTTCCGGTCGATGGTCGTAGATGCCGAGGCGCGCCTCGAAGAAGTCATGGGCGGCGAGGTCGGGCTGTTCTACAAGGCAGTCGATGACCCGCGTATCACACCGGTTGGCGGCTTCCTGCGCCGCTTCTCGCTCGACGAGCTGCCGCAACTACTCAACGTTGTGAGAGGCGAGATGTCACTAGTCGGACCACGACCCCAGATCCCAGCGGAAGTGGCCCAATACAACGACTTGGCTCACAGACGCCTCTTGGTAAAGCCCGGTATGACGGGACTATGGCAGGTGAGTGGGCGATCGTCGTTGAGTGCGGAAGAGTCCATCCGCCTTGATGCCTACTACGCCGAGAACTGGAGTCTCGGCGGGGACTTCGCGATCATCCTTCGCACGCTTCGCGCAGTCGTGGGACAAGACGGGGCCTACTAG
- a CDS encoding polysaccharide biosynthesis tyrosine autokinase: MELQDYLRIFRKSWLLILILTVAGAALGLTYALVATPTYTASARVFVSTSGATTASDLQQGNTFTQQRVKTYAELVTTAAVLQPTIDALHINTTVAKLRDQVSAVAPLNTTVIDVTVTNTDPGFAALLATQAANQLITVVQNIETTNASLGSPVRLTVVQEAEVPKVPTSPKKALSIALGLLLGLALGVAVALVRAALDTRVRSERDLEAITDIPVLGGIVFDPKAKDRPLIVHEDSHSPRAENFRTLRTNLQFLDAGRRERAFVVTSPMASEGKSTTCANLAIALAQSGAKVLLVGADLRKPKMANYMGIEGGVGLTDVLIGRVELADAVQQWGRTELHLLPSGQIPPNPSELLGSALMAELITKLHKQFDIVLYDAPPLLPVTDAAVLARLVGGALVIVAAGMTHTAQVESALATLENVGAPVSGLVLTMLPTKGPDAYGYGRYGYAYKED; encoded by the coding sequence GTGGAACTGCAGGACTACCTGAGGATCTTCCGCAAGAGCTGGCTCCTCATCCTTATCCTCACCGTCGCCGGTGCCGCCCTGGGCCTCACCTACGCCCTGGTCGCCACCCCCACCTACACGGCCAGCGCCCGTGTCTTCGTCTCCACGTCCGGCGCAACCACAGCGTCGGACCTGCAACAGGGCAATACCTTCACCCAGCAGCGCGTGAAGACCTACGCCGAACTCGTGACCACGGCGGCCGTGCTCCAGCCCACGATCGACGCCCTCCACATCAACACCACCGTGGCGAAACTGCGCGACCAGGTCTCGGCCGTCGCGCCGCTCAACACCACGGTCATCGACGTTACGGTGACCAACACGGATCCAGGTTTCGCAGCCCTGCTCGCGACCCAGGCCGCGAACCAGCTCATCACCGTGGTGCAGAACATCGAGACCACCAACGCGTCCCTGGGCTCTCCCGTGCGCCTCACGGTGGTGCAGGAGGCCGAGGTCCCCAAGGTCCCCACCAGCCCCAAGAAGGCGCTGAGCATCGCGCTTGGCCTCTTGCTGGGTCTGGCGCTGGGTGTGGCCGTGGCGCTCGTGCGCGCGGCGCTCGACACCCGCGTGCGGAGTGAGCGCGACCTCGAGGCCATCACGGACATCCCTGTGCTCGGCGGCATCGTCTTTGACCCGAAGGCCAAGGATCGCCCGCTCATCGTCCACGAGGACTCGCACAGTCCCCGCGCCGAGAACTTCCGCACCCTGCGCACCAACCTCCAGTTCCTCGACGCCGGCCGGCGCGAACGCGCCTTCGTGGTCACCTCGCCCATGGCGAGTGAGGGGAAGTCCACCACGTGCGCCAACCTCGCGATCGCGCTCGCCCAGTCCGGCGCCAAGGTGCTCCTCGTCGGCGCCGACCTCCGCAAACCCAAGATGGCCAACTACATGGGGATCGAGGGCGGCGTTGGCCTCACCGACGTTCTGATTGGCCGCGTAGAACTGGCCGACGCTGTGCAGCAGTGGGGCCGAACCGAACTTCACCTGCTGCCGTCTGGGCAGATTCCGCCCAACCCCTCCGAGCTGCTCGGCTCCGCGCTCATGGCGGAGCTCATCACCAAGCTCCACAAGCAGTTCGACATCGTGCTCTACGACGCTCCCCCGCTCCTGCCCGTGACCGACGCCGCCGTGCTCGCGCGGCTCGTTGGCGGGGCGCTCGTTATCGTCGCGGCGGGCATGACGCACACCGCCCAGGTGGAGAGCGCCCTCGCGACGCTCGAGAACGTGGGCGCGCCCGTCAGTGGGCTGGTGCTGACCATGCTGCCCACGAAGGGGCCGGACGCCTACGGGTACGGCCGCTACGGGTACGCGTACAAAGAGGACTAG
- a CDS encoding DUF4012 domain-containing protein: MTTYQHAEPPRPKARRRVWLWIVLAIAVLTLLAAALFAWDAVQIQRSASALETEAAAAKTAVTNRDADALQTQVAALSESAHTFASATSGPHWWVANHLPWVKNQTLPLHQAGVSVLAVTDDALTPLAQMDNLSALQAPAIENGRIDPHLFDPYADTLAESAAVFERENAALAAIDPTTAVARVRDPFLELRDQFADLGELVSGANVAAQVFPSMLGADGARTYLVMVQNNAEPRTTGGIAGAVLEVRVDDGALALVKYVSAASMVDTDGIDVPLTPDEDNIFGERMQIYPQDVNFTPEYPRSATLLAGFWKNEFGEDVDGVISLDPVALGYMLDGMDPVTVGTLEITGPTLAQVMLNESYFAYPEPADQDAFFAQASGVLFGVLMEGATSAIDGTERAIDEHRFMVWSAHADEQELLAPTRIAGSFLQRTGTVGIFLNDGSGSKIGYYIAQDTSVVNHMCSNGTLSGQTLTVTLTHTFDGDVASLPWYISGGGVYVPEGEFHANVLLYPPNGEGSDKNHRGRGAA; the protein is encoded by the coding sequence ATGACAACGTATCAGCACGCCGAACCGCCGCGCCCCAAGGCCCGACGCCGCGTCTGGCTATGGATTGTGCTCGCCATCGCGGTGCTCACCCTCCTTGCAGCAGCGCTGTTCGCGTGGGATGCGGTGCAGATTCAGCGCTCGGCTTCGGCGCTGGAGACGGAGGCCGCCGCCGCGAAGACGGCAGTCACCAATAGAGACGCCGACGCTCTGCAGACTCAGGTGGCCGCGCTCAGCGAGTCGGCACACACCTTCGCGAGCGCCACGAGCGGCCCTCACTGGTGGGTCGCCAACCACCTTCCCTGGGTGAAGAACCAGACGCTCCCGCTGCATCAGGCCGGGGTCTCGGTGCTTGCCGTGACGGACGACGCGCTCACGCCGCTCGCGCAGATGGACAACCTGAGCGCGCTGCAGGCGCCGGCCATCGAGAACGGCCGCATTGACCCGCACCTGTTCGATCCCTACGCGGACACGCTGGCCGAGTCCGCCGCGGTGTTCGAGCGGGAGAACGCCGCGCTCGCGGCGATCGACCCCACCACGGCCGTTGCCCGGGTCCGTGACCCCTTCCTCGAGCTCCGCGACCAGTTCGCGGACCTCGGCGAGCTCGTGAGCGGCGCGAACGTGGCGGCGCAGGTGTTCCCCAGCATGTTGGGGGCCGACGGCGCGCGCACCTACCTCGTGATGGTTCAGAACAACGCGGAGCCGCGTACTACGGGCGGCATTGCAGGTGCGGTGCTTGAGGTCCGGGTGGACGACGGCGCGCTCGCCTTGGTGAAGTACGTGTCAGCGGCGTCGATGGTCGATACCGACGGCATCGACGTTCCCCTCACGCCGGATGAGGACAACATCTTTGGCGAGCGGATGCAGATCTACCCGCAGGACGTGAACTTCACCCCCGAGTACCCGCGTTCGGCCACGCTGCTGGCGGGGTTCTGGAAGAACGAGTTCGGCGAGGACGTGGACGGCGTCATATCCCTGGACCCCGTGGCGCTGGGCTACATGCTCGATGGCATGGACCCCGTCACGGTAGGCACCCTCGAGATCACGGGCCCAACTCTGGCGCAAGTCATGCTCAACGAGTCCTACTTTGCCTACCCAGAACCGGCGGACCAAGACGCGTTCTTCGCCCAAGCGTCGGGCGTGCTGTTTGGCGTGTTGATGGAGGGCGCAACCAGCGCCATTGACGGCACCGAACGCGCAATCGACGAGCACCGGTTCATGGTGTGGTCCGCGCATGCGGATGAGCAGGAGCTGTTGGCGCCCACGCGGATCGCGGGCTCGTTCCTGCAGCGCACGGGCACCGTGGGCATCTTCCTCAACGACGGCTCTGGCTCCAAGATCGGCTACTACATCGCGCAGGACACGAGCGTGGTCAACCACATGTGCTCCAACGGCACGCTCTCGGGCCAGACGTTGACGGTGACGCTGACCCACACTTTCGACGGCGACGTGGCCTCCCTGCCCTGGTACATCAGCGGCGGTGGGGTCTACGTTCCCGAGGGCGAATTCCACGCGAACGTGCTGCTTTACCCCCCAAATGGCGAGGGGAGTGACAAAAATCACCGAGGACGGGGAGCAGCGTGA